The following proteins are co-located in the Candidatus Poribacteria bacterium genome:
- a CDS encoding DUF4159 domain-containing protein has product MSAKRTSGALMTSLVLHAVIAFIAGIYLVTQTEQFKDLVGAEVLQPKEPPKPKVRKPVVKPIIKPTVPTQNTVVVEQVQVQPRVTTAFVAKSNFQPQTVLEFSNQTVRVDAPINPNVPRVVTPNAPVPTVVTHADLPVSDAPGALAFSAPVATAPSAGPANIGRGVAGSVVQVKVAFERPPGLAMVENVGAARDALGDVVENITLGNVEVPPLPRGEPGGRVIGKGKDIRGVFRFTRIRHSLSDWWADASSLNALTKWLNERTKIKTDMNVEGGALKLTDANLFKTPFVFMTGHDPSLTRSRNLLGRQYGGGKMDSRLTETEAAGMRRYLVEKGGFLVFDDCGVNAPAQAMIRLFLAQMRYVMPEYQIERIANEHEIYDNFYEMGGPPVGYDIFWWGTRPPK; this is encoded by the coding sequence ATGAGTGCAAAACGAACCTCAGGTGCCTTGATGACTTCATTGGTACTTCACGCGGTCATAGCGTTCATTGCTGGCATTTATCTCGTCACGCAAACTGAACAGTTCAAAGATCTCGTGGGTGCTGAAGTGCTCCAACCCAAGGAGCCACCGAAGCCTAAGGTCCGCAAACCTGTTGTAAAACCTATTATTAAGCCGACGGTTCCAACACAAAACACCGTCGTCGTCGAACAGGTTCAAGTACAGCCTCGTGTAACGACTGCGTTTGTTGCGAAGTCGAATTTCCAACCGCAGACAGTGCTCGAATTTTCAAACCAAACCGTCAGAGTGGACGCACCGATTAATCCGAATGTACCAAGAGTGGTTACGCCGAACGCACCCGTGCCGACAGTTGTAACACACGCTGACCTACCTGTTTCGGATGCCCCTGGTGCCTTGGCGTTCTCTGCCCCTGTCGCAACTGCCCCCTCCGCTGGACCGGCTAACATCGGTCGTGGTGTCGCAGGCAGCGTTGTGCAGGTGAAGGTCGCTTTTGAACGTCCACCCGGACTCGCAATGGTTGAAAACGTCGGTGCCGCACGCGATGCGCTCGGCGATGTCGTTGAAAACATCACACTCGGTAACGTTGAAGTACCACCCCTGCCCAGAGGCGAACCCGGTGGACGCGTTATCGGTAAAGGTAAGGACATCCGAGGCGTCTTCCGTTTCACACGGATCCGTCACAGTCTCTCTGACTGGTGGGCTGATGCTTCTTCCCTCAACGCATTGACGAAATGGCTCAACGAGCGTACGAAGATTAAAACCGACATGAACGTTGAAGGTGGCGCATTGAAACTTACCGATGCTAACCTCTTCAAAACACCCTTCGTCTTTATGACAGGACACGATCCGTCACTCACCCGTTCTCGTAACTTGCTCGGACGGCAGTATGGTGGTGGTAAAATGGATAGCCGTCTCACTGAGACTGAAGCCGCTGGTATGCGTCGCTATCTCGTTGAAAAAGGTGGATTCCTCGTCTTTGACGACTGCGGTGTGAACGCACCTGCGCAAGCGATGATTCGTCTCTTCCTCGCACAGATGCGTTACGTCATGCCTGAGTATCAGATTGAACGTATTGCGAACGAGCACGAGATTTACGATAACTTCTATGAAATGGGTGGTCCCCCTGTCGGATACGACATCTTCTGGTGGGGCACACGTCCGCCGAAA
- the waaF gene encoding lipopolysaccharide heptosyltransferase II, giving the protein MFQNAPEILTLIASAVVQWLFYRKRWFPKSFAPERILVIKLDHLGDVLLATPVFSNLRRAYPNAELHALTGAWSRVVLEKHPDVNHVIEYNSPAFCRTGQPTSLRETFKLYRELRCQKYDLMVELRSDWRTVWFAFGRLTPKRLSRGALQVANKLGLAQFSGTHETTRNLDVLRQVGIPTPVQTAIFAVTAEDKKWASDFLATYQIERQHPLVAIHPGSPIVLKRWLPERYAELADWLIAQKRAHILFVGVEDEIPIITEIQALMRGESINIAGKTTLTQLASILPTCNVFIGNDSGPMHLAAAVGTQTIGLYGPGDPTRFGPAGEKCQTIQRKSDCPCLGTTCRFGKAGCMSEIQVSHVIQTLEAAAYLTKIEKLDPKQQQASAVTN; this is encoded by the coding sequence ATGTTTCAGAACGCGCCCGAAATTCTCACGCTAATCGCTTCCGCTGTCGTGCAGTGGCTTTTTTATCGGAAACGTTGGTTTCCGAAATCTTTCGCGCCGGAACGAATCCTTGTTATCAAACTCGACCATCTCGGAGATGTCCTGTTAGCAACACCGGTGTTTTCGAATCTCCGTCGAGCGTATCCAAACGCTGAACTGCACGCACTCACCGGTGCGTGGAGTCGCGTCGTTTTAGAGAAGCATCCTGATGTCAATCACGTGATAGAATACAATTCACCCGCTTTTTGCCGCACAGGGCAGCCGACATCGCTCAGAGAAACGTTTAAGCTCTACCGAGAGTTACGCTGTCAAAAATACGATCTGATGGTGGAACTCCGCAGCGATTGGCGGACTGTCTGGTTTGCATTCGGACGACTCACGCCGAAACGACTCAGTCGTGGAGCCCTACAAGTTGCAAACAAATTAGGTTTGGCACAATTCAGTGGGACTCACGAAACGACGCGTAATCTCGATGTCTTAAGGCAAGTCGGCATCCCAACGCCTGTCCAAACCGCAATCTTCGCAGTAACAGCAGAAGATAAAAAATGGGCATCCGATTTCCTTGCCACATATCAGATTGAGAGGCAACACCCGTTGGTTGCTATCCATCCTGGGTCCCCGATTGTACTGAAACGGTGGCTGCCTGAGCGGTATGCCGAATTAGCGGATTGGCTGATTGCCCAAAAACGTGCACACATTCTGTTTGTCGGTGTGGAAGATGAAATACCGATCATCACCGAAATCCAAGCACTGATGCGAGGTGAATCAATCAATATCGCTGGCAAAACGACGCTGACACAGTTGGCATCAATCTTGCCCACATGCAATGTGTTTATCGGGAACGATAGCGGCCCGATGCATCTCGCTGCTGCCGTTGGCACACAGACAATTGGATTGTATGGACCCGGAGATCCGACCCGTTTCGGTCCAGCGGGTGAAAAGTGTCAAACGATTCAGCGGAAGTCTGACTGTCCCTGTTTAGGTACGACCTGTCGATTTGGAAAAGCGGGGTGTATGTCCGAAATTCAGGTTTCTCATGTAATTCAGACTCTTGAAGCGGCTGCTTATTTGACGAAAATTGAGAAATTGGACCCTAAACAGCAACAGGCATCAGCGGTGACAAATTAA